In Vigna radiata var. radiata cultivar VC1973A unplaced genomic scaffold, Vradiata_ver6 scaffold_303, whole genome shotgun sequence, a genomic segment contains:
- the LOC106755000 gene encoding probable serine/threonine-protein kinase At1g54610, producing MGGMCCKPSAIEDSKESPRERLSSKAVSDLRVSRGTSSRREEVFRVKDRYDNNEGRTALIDKQGNGSVRVQGDSIERKREKMEYAVAPHPGIGSVPKAMEGEQVAAGWPSWLAAVAGEAIRGWLPRRADSFEKLDKIGQGTYSNVYRARDLEQKKIVALKKVRFDNLEPESVRFMAREIHILRRLDHPNVIKLEGLVTSRMSCSLYLVFEYMEHDLAGLASHPGLKFTEAQVKCYMQQLLRGLDHCHSCGVLHRDIKGSNLLIDNNGILKIADFGLASFFDPNQAQPLTSRVVTLWYRPPELLLGATYYGTAVDLWSTGCILAELYAGKPIMPGRTEVEQLHKIFKLCGSPSEDYWRKSKLPHATIFKPQQPYRRCVSETFKDFPTPAIDLIETLLSIDPADRGTSASALISEFFSTKPLPCDPSSLPKYPPSKEFDAKVRDEEARRQGGAGVKGQRHDLERKGTRESRAIPAPDANAELVLSMQKRQGQANSQSRSEKFNPHPEEVASGFPIDPPRPSQAAGVSVDPPVHQHKRASHSGPLTHRAAWAKAGKNQEDAPKVSMGGDLSTISGLVAARRSMLSDDRRERSGSSQADAQKLISRFPGSFKEASESMTQQDQKNNHAHAPQKEEGRASSNKDSSLVGYGSKGHKIHYSGPLLVPSSNMDQMLKDHDRQIQEAVRRSRLDKAKMRRLQAEGNQISNSLFVSGR from the exons ATGGGTGGCATGTGTTGTAAGCCCTCTGCCATTGAAGACAGTAAGGAGAGTCCAAGGGAGCGTTTATCGAGCAAGGCTGTGTCGGACTTGCGTGTATCTAGGGGAACTTCATCGAGGAGGGAGGAAGTTTTTAGGGTAAAAGATAGATATGATAACAATGAGGGAAGAACTGCATTGATTGATAAGCAAGGGAATGGTTCTGTTAGAGTGCAAGGTGATAGTATTGAAAGGAAGAGGGAGAAAATGGAATATGCTGTTGCTCCACATCCGGGTATTGGTAGTGTTCCCAAAGCCATGGAAGGTGAACAGGTTGCAGCTGGGTGGCCCTCATGGCTGGCAGCAGTGGCTGGAGAGGCTATCAGGGGATGGCTGCCACGGCGTGCAGATTCTTTTGAGAAGTTGGATAAA ATTGGACAGGGAACTTATAGCAATGTTTATAGAGCTCGAGATCTTGAGCAAAAGAAGATTGTTGCTCTGAAAAAAGTCAGGTTTGATAATCTTGAGCCTGAGAGTGTTCGCTTCATGGCAAGGGAAATTCACATTCTGCGCAGGCTTGATcatccaaatgttataaaattggAAGGTTTGGTTACATCAAGGATGTCTTGCAGCTTATACCTTGTTTTTGAGTATATGGAGCATGACTTGGCTGGGCTTGCATCACATCCTGGACTGAAGTTTACTGAAGCTCAG GTTAAATGTTACATGCAGCAACTTTTACGTGGACTTGATCACTGCCACAGCTGTGGTGTACTGCACCGTGACATTAAGGGTTCTAATCTTTTGATCGACAACAATGGGATATTGAAAATTGCAGACTTTGGTTTGGCAAGCTTTTTTGATCCCAATCAAGCTCAGCCATTGACGAGCCGAGTTGTCACTCTTTGGTATAGGCCACCTGAGCTTTTGCTTGGAGCCACTTATTATGGCACTGCTGTAGACTTATGGAGTACAGGTTGCATACTTGCTGAGCTGTATGCTGGGAAGCCTATAATGCCTGGAAGAACTGAG GTGGAGCAATtgcataaaattttcaaactttgtgGTTCACCTTCTGAGGACTATTGGAGAAAATCAAAGTTGCCTCATGCAACAATATTTAAGCCTCAACAGCCCTATAGACGATGTGTTTCTGAAACATTCAAGGACTTTCCTACACCTGCAATAGACTTGATAGAGACTCTTTTGTCCATAGATCCTGCTGATCGTGGAACTTCAGCATCTGCTTTGATTAGTGAG TTCTTCTCAACAAAGCCTCTACCTTGTGATCCCTCAAGCTTACCAAAGTATCCGCCTAGCAAAGAATTTGATGCCAAGGTGCGGGATGAAGAAGCTAGAAG ACAAGGAGGAGCAGGAGTCAAGGGCCAGAGGCATGATCTTGAGAGAAAAGGCACAAGAGAATCACGAGCAATTCCTGCACCTGATGCCAATGCTGAACTGGTCCTGTCAATGCAG AAGAGGCAAGGGCAGGCTAATTCTCAGAGCAGGAGTGAGAAGTTTAACCCTCATCCTGAAGAAGTTGCTTCTGGATTTCCCATCGACCCCCCTAGACCATCACAAGCTGCAGGAGTGAGTGTGGATCCCCCTGTTCATCAACACAAAAGAGCTTCACATTCAGGTCCACTGACACACCGTGCCGCATGGGCCAAAGCCGGGAAAAACCAGGAGGATGCTCCAAAGGTTTCAATGGGGGGCGACTTATCAACAATATCAGGCTTAGTCGCGGCAAGGAGGAGTATGCTCTCTGACGATCGCAGAGAAAGGTCTGGATCATCACAAGCAGATGCCCAAAAACTAATAAGCAGGTTCCCAGGATCCTTCAAGGAGGCCTCTGAATCAATGACGCAACAGGATCAGAAGAATAATCATGCACATGCTCCTCaaaaggaagaaggaagagcCAGCAGCAACAAAGACTCAAGTCTT GTTGGTTATGGCTCAAAGGGTCATAAAATTCATTATTCTGGGCCTCTGCTAGTTCCATCAAGCAACATGGATCAGATGTTGAAGGATCATGACCGGCAAATCCAAGAGGCGGTTCGAAGATCAAGATTAGACAAGGCAAAGATGAGAAGACTCCAAGCTGAGGGGAACCAGATAAGCAATTCATTATTTGTTTCTGGTCGTTGA